In Emys orbicularis isolate rEmyOrb1 chromosome 12, rEmyOrb1.hap1, whole genome shotgun sequence, one genomic interval encodes:
- the LOC135886210 gene encoding olfactory receptor 10AG1-like, producing MAYDRYVAICNPLCYPMIMNKKVCVLLAATSWTIGIPAQVVKTGLVFILPFCSSKEINHFFCDLAPLLWLASADTSMNETLTYIMVTFFGMVPFALILLSYIWIITTILMMPSAEGKRKTFSTCSSHLIVVALFCGSGILLYLRPRSSEFPDGSKLLSLFYTVLPAMLNPFIYSLRNRDIQMALKRNMWHKMVPR from the coding sequence ATGGCGTATGATCGATACGTGGCAATATGCAACCCCTTGTGTTATCCCATGATTATGAACAAGAAGGTGTGTGTCCTGCTGGCAGCCACTTCCTGGACAATCGGCATCCCGGCCCAGGTAGTCAAGACCGGTTTGGTGTTCATCTTACCCTTCTGTAGCTCCAAAGAGatcaaccatttcttctgtgacctGGCCCCTCTGCTGTGGCTGGCCTCTGCTGACACCTCGATGAATGAAACCTTGACTTACATCATGGTCACTTTCTTTGGAATGGTGCCCTTTGCCCTGATCCTGTTGTCCTACATCTGGATCATCACCACCATCCTCATGATGCCATCAGCTGAGGGCAAGAGGaaaaccttctccacctgctcctcccacctcattgttGTGGCTTTATTCTGTGGTTCTGGCATCCTCCTTTATTTACGACCCAGGTCCAGTGAATTTCCAGACGGCAGTAAACTTCTCTCcctgttttacactgttttgccTGCCATGTTGAACCCTTTTATCTACAGCTTGAGGAACAGGGATATCCAAATGGCCCTGAAGAGAAATATGTGGCACAAAATGGTTCCTCGCTAG